A window of the Elephas maximus indicus isolate mEleMax1 chromosome 26, mEleMax1 primary haplotype, whole genome shotgun sequence genome harbors these coding sequences:
- the PPM1B gene encoding protein phosphatase 1B isoform X3, whose product MGAFLDKPKTEKHNAHGAGNGLRYGLSSMQGWRVEMEDAHTAVVGIPHGLEDWSFFAVYDGHAGSRVANYCSTHLLEHITNNEDFRAAGKSGSAFEPSVENVKNGIRTGFLKIDEYMRNFSDLRNGMDRSGSTAVGVMISPKHIYFINCGDSRAVLYRNGQVCFSTQDHKPCNPREKERIQNAGGSVMIQRVNGSLAVSRALGDYDYKCVDGKGPTEQLVSPEPEVYEILRAEEDEFIILACDGIWDVMSNEELCEFVKSRLEVSDDLENVCNWVVDTCLHKGSRDNMSIVLVCFSNAPKVSDEAMKKDSELDKHLESRVEEIMEKSGEEGMPDLAHVMRILSAENIPNLPPGGGLAGKRNVIEAVYSRLNPHRENDGGAGDLEDPW is encoded by the exons ATGGGTGCCTTTTTGGATAAGCCCAAAACTGAGAAACATAATGCTCACGGTGCTGGGAATGGTTTACGCTACGGCCTGAGTAGCATGCAAGGATGGAGAGTGGAAATGGAAGACGCCCACACAGCTGTCGTGGGTATTCCTCACGGCTTGGAAGACTGGTCATTTTTTGCTGTTTATGATGGTCATGCCGGATCCCGAGTGGCAAATTACTGCTCCACGCATTTATTAGAACACATTACTAATAATGAAGACTTTAGGGCAGCGGGAAAATCAGGATCTGCTTTTGAGCCTTCAGTGGAAAATGTCAAGAATGGTATCAGAACTGGCTTCTTGAAAATTGATGAATACATGCGTAACTTTTCAGACCTCAGAAATGGGATGGATAGGAGTGGTTCAACGGCAGTGGGAGTTATGATTTCTCCTAAACATATTTACTTTATCAACTGTGGTGATTCACGTGCTGTGCTGTATAGGAATGGACAAGTCTGCTTTTCTACCCAGGATCACAAACCTTGCAATCCAAGGGAGAAGGAGCGAATCCAAAATGCAGGAGGCAGTGTCATGATACAGCGTGTTAATGGTTCATTAGCAGTGTCTCGTGCTCTGGGGGACTATGATTACAAGTGTGTCGATGGCAAGGGCCCAACAGAACAACTTGTTTCTCCAGAGCCTGAGGTTTACGAAATTTTAAGAGCAGAAGAGGATGAATTTATCATCTTGGCTTGCGATGGGATCTGGGATGTTATGAGTAACGAGGAGCTCTGTGAATTTGTTAAATCTAGGCTTGAGGTATCTGATGACCTGGAAAATGTGTGCAATTGGGTAGTGGATACTTGTTTACataag GGAAGTCGAGATAACATGAGTATTGTGCTAGTTTGCTTTTCAAATGCCCCCAAGGTCTCAGATGAAGCGATGAAAAAAGATTCAGAGTTGGATAAGCACTTGGAATCAAGGGTGGAAG aAATTATGGAGAAGTCTGGTGAAGAAGGAATGCCTGATCTTGCCCATGTCATGCGCATCTTATCTGCAGAAAATATCCCAAATTTGCCTCCTGGAGGAGGCCTTGCTGGCAA gcGCAACGTTATTGAAGCTGTTTATAGTAGACTGAATCCACACAGAGAAAATGACGGG
- the PPM1B gene encoding protein phosphatase 1B isoform X2, with product MGAFLDKPKTEKHNAHGAGNGLRYGLSSMQGWRVEMEDAHTAVVGIPHGLEDWSFFAVYDGHAGSRVANYCSTHLLEHITNNEDFRAAGKSGSAFEPSVENVKNGIRTGFLKIDEYMRNFSDLRNGMDRSGSTAVGVMISPKHIYFINCGDSRAVLYRNGQVCFSTQDHKPCNPREKERIQNAGGSVMIQRVNGSLAVSRALGDYDYKCVDGKGPTEQLVSPEPEVYEILRAEEDEFIILACDGIWDVMSNEELCEFVKSRLEVSDDLENVCNWVVDTCLHKGSRDNMSIVLVCFSNAPKVSDEAMKKDSELDKHLESRVEEIMEKSGEEGMPDLAHVMRILSAENIPNLPPGGGLAGKRNVIEAVYSRLNPHRENDGVNRDQWLNLGGSLASF from the exons ATGGGTGCCTTTTTGGATAAGCCCAAAACTGAGAAACATAATGCTCACGGTGCTGGGAATGGTTTACGCTACGGCCTGAGTAGCATGCAAGGATGGAGAGTGGAAATGGAAGACGCCCACACAGCTGTCGTGGGTATTCCTCACGGCTTGGAAGACTGGTCATTTTTTGCTGTTTATGATGGTCATGCCGGATCCCGAGTGGCAAATTACTGCTCCACGCATTTATTAGAACACATTACTAATAATGAAGACTTTAGGGCAGCGGGAAAATCAGGATCTGCTTTTGAGCCTTCAGTGGAAAATGTCAAGAATGGTATCAGAACTGGCTTCTTGAAAATTGATGAATACATGCGTAACTTTTCAGACCTCAGAAATGGGATGGATAGGAGTGGTTCAACGGCAGTGGGAGTTATGATTTCTCCTAAACATATTTACTTTATCAACTGTGGTGATTCACGTGCTGTGCTGTATAGGAATGGACAAGTCTGCTTTTCTACCCAGGATCACAAACCTTGCAATCCAAGGGAGAAGGAGCGAATCCAAAATGCAGGAGGCAGTGTCATGATACAGCGTGTTAATGGTTCATTAGCAGTGTCTCGTGCTCTGGGGGACTATGATTACAAGTGTGTCGATGGCAAGGGCCCAACAGAACAACTTGTTTCTCCAGAGCCTGAGGTTTACGAAATTTTAAGAGCAGAAGAGGATGAATTTATCATCTTGGCTTGCGATGGGATCTGGGATGTTATGAGTAACGAGGAGCTCTGTGAATTTGTTAAATCTAGGCTTGAGGTATCTGATGACCTGGAAAATGTGTGCAATTGGGTAGTGGATACTTGTTTACataag GGAAGTCGAGATAACATGAGTATTGTGCTAGTTTGCTTTTCAAATGCCCCCAAGGTCTCAGATGAAGCGATGAAAAAAGATTCAGAGTTGGATAAGCACTTGGAATCAAGGGTGGAAG aAATTATGGAGAAGTCTGGTGAAGAAGGAATGCCTGATCTTGCCCATGTCATGCGCATCTTATCTGCAGAAAATATCCCAAATTTGCCTCCTGGAGGAGGCCTTGCTGGCAA gcGCAACGTTATTGAAGCTGTTTATAGTAGACTGAATCCACACAGAGAAAATGACGGG